A single genomic interval of Asterias amurensis chromosome 1, ASM3211899v1 harbors:
- the LOC139941043 gene encoding uncharacterized protein — MYSEHCCPLLVQSPRNEHIIPILCCLHCLPIKDPVVSKPWLLTYKSQHDLAPACISELKNSYKPPRLRSSSKCLLQAPHRVSELTTSYTPPRCLRSSSQCLLQAPQINSLLRNMGVNASPTLWNSFPLIVHQATSVNSFNSRLKTQLFLK; from the coding sequence ATGTATTCAGAACACTGCTGTCCGCTTTTGGTACAGTCTCCAAGAAATGAGCATATCATCCCTATTCTTTGCTGTCTCCACTGTCTGCCCATCAAGGACCCTGTTGTGTCCAAGCCATGGTTGCTCACTTACAAGTCTCAACATGATCTCGCTCCTGCATGTATCTCTGAACTTAAAAACTCGTATAAACCCCCTCGTCTTCGCTCATCGTCAAAGTGTCTTCTGCAAGCTCCCCACAGAGTCTCTGAACTTACAACCTCGTATACACCTCCTCGTTGTCTTCGTTCATCATCACAGTGTCTGCTGCAAGCTCCCCAGATCAATTCTCTACTTCGCAATATGGGGGTCAATGCTTCTCCAACCTTATGGAACAGTTTTCCTCTTATTGTTCACCAAGCTACTTCGGTCAATTCCTTCAACAGTCGTCTGAAAACCCAgctgtttttgaaataa